TCATTCATCTTTTTATTGACTTAGGTCAAACCTAGATGGACTTATATTTATGATCATAGGAAGCATATGCAAGAAAGGTGTAATTTGTTTGTCCCAATGCAGCTTTTAATTATATTCTCTGCAGAAAAGGAGCAGATGCAGTTTGTGAACACCGTTGCTCATCAGTTTCTGAACTTTCATAAACATATCTAAACTATGGTGTCGAAACAGATGGAAAAGACAGATTTGAAACACAGTTGACACAAGGGCTCAGTGAAAGCGACGGATGCTGCATTAGCTAAGATTTAGTAAAACATAGCGATCGTACAATTGAAGTGGAAATGAACACTGCCAAAACTCAATACAGTTTTGTGCTTTGCCTAGCCAAAAAAGAACTCAAATGTCGAAACTGTGTATCTGGAGGGTTCTGAACTTATGAACTCCATTGTTTCACAGGAGACCGTCAATTTCCCAGTTGTCATCATCCTCATCGCGAGCTCTTGCAGCTGCCCCTGCATCTTCTTCTGGGAACCTTGGCTCATCCATCATGCGCCTGCAAAGTTTTCAGCACATTACCGTTCTAGTTAAAATTGATCTACCACGTAGCATAACTTAGCTGATCATGTACGATTAATGGGAACCAGAGATGCCCTCCAAAGTCCAAAATTTGCCTAGGTAGGCATCATTTGAGCTGAACTTATCTTGGCTTGTTTAAACTAGTCTATAATCATTGGCTCATTGCCTAGTCCTAAGGATGCCAGCAGTGGAATCCAAATGAGCCATCCACGACACTACAATACCATCAAAACctaaaaacaatgcacaatgcACTGATGAAATGACTGAATCAGTAGCAACAAGGCAGGAACCAGCTGACATTCTCTCTTTATTCAGCAATCACATCACCAAGTTCAACTGGTTATACAGCAGAATACTCACTTAAACCAGGAAACTTTACCAGCTGATATTATCTCTTTATTTAGCTATTCCATCACCAAGCTAAACTGGTCAGCACAATACTAACTTAAACCAGGAAATTTTACCTGTACATTAGTGTTGCAATAGAGAAATCTTGTCCTACGTCACTAAGATGAACTCGAGCACAGCTACTTTTAAGTTTGCAACAACAACAGAGATCGAACCTTCCAACAATTCGCACAATCAACCACACCAAATTCAAATTGTGAGTCTCAATTATCACCACAACTGCATAGTATCCCTTCTGCTGACACTGACAGGCATGAACATTGAACATCGATGCCCACCTATGTATCACCGATACGCGATACGGGTACGGCGATACGGGTACGGCGATACGTGAGTTTAAAAAACGACATAGTGGTAGTATAGAGAGAGTATCGGAGTATCGAAGTATCGAAGTATCGGATACGCAAGTATCGGATACAGATATGGCTGGGTTAGTGAAGTATCGGTGATTCATAGATGACCACTACCCCGTCACTGTCTCGAATAGCTGTGTgcgggttttttttttgcgggtaatgTGTGCGGGTAAATTGATGACAAGAATAATCAATTCCATCACGAAGAACAAGAAACCGCAAGCACAGAGCATCCTGAAACGGGTCGTGCACAATCGTATCCGATTTCCACGGACTAGCTCGGTTGGCCTATAGCATCAAGGAAAGCGAACAGAAGTGCCGGGGCGTTTACCTGCGGCGGTTGCGGCGCCCGGCCTCGCGCGCCTTGCGCTTCTTCTCGTCCTTCTTGCTCTCGTACCTCCGGCGGCGCTTGATCTCCTGCAGCACGCCGGCGCGCATCACCTCGCGGCGGAACCGCCGGAAGATGGACTCCTCGCCCTCGTTCTCGTCCACCAGGATCTGCACATTGTACCCCTTggcggccaccaccgccgtcggcGCCCGCCGGGCCACGTGCACcacggacggcggcgagctcttccCCGAGAAAGGGGCAAGGGGCAGCTGCAGCAGCGTGCTCAGCAGGGAGGTCGTGGCGGGGGCGGCCATGGCTGCGGCCTGcttcggctggctggctggctggctagcgggcgctaatttctgcgcgctcCCGGGTCTGGAATTTTCGGGGTTCTTGGATGGATAGGATGAGAGGCTGAGGGGAGGAGGGGATAGTGAAGGCAGGGGAAGCTTGGCTTATCCTCTTAAATTTATTGTGGATTTTGGAGGGAACAACTGCTAATAGCTTAGCCttttctctttatttttttttgctctttcaTTTGGTTCTCTTTTAAACCTTTTTTCACAATATAAGCCCATTTTTTTGGGTCTTTGGTTTACTATTTgggcttttttttattttttacttaGGTAGAAATTTGTGTGCTGCTGGTTAATTTTCTGAGAGCTTGTACCttccagaaaga
This window of the Panicum virgatum strain AP13 chromosome 1K, P.virgatum_v5, whole genome shotgun sequence genome carries:
- the LOC120648215 gene encoding 30S ribosomal protein S21, chloroplastic-like, which codes for MAAPATTSLLSTLLQLPLAPFSGKSSPPSVVHVARRAPTAVVAAKGYNVQILVDENEGEESIFRRFRREVMRAGVLQEIKRRRRYESKKDEKKRKAREAGRRNRRRRMMDEPRFPEEDAGAAARARDEDDDNWEIDGLL